In Malus sylvestris chromosome 16, drMalSylv7.2, whole genome shotgun sequence, the following are encoded in one genomic region:
- the LOC126607889 gene encoding uncharacterized protein LOC126607889: protein MASQASKNAKEFLEFVSAKFMESEKAKTGNLKLITMKYDGVGGIRVYILSMVDVATKLNSLKIPIADPYLVHLVLNSLPSKYDQLKIIYNALKEKWSVNELIFVCVQE from the exons ATGGCTTCTCAAG CCTCTAAGAATGCCAAAGAATTTCTGGAATTTGTGAGTGCAAAGTTTATGGAATCCGAGAAAGCCAAGACTGGAAATCTGAAGCTCATAACTATGAAATATGATGGAGTTGGAGGTATAAGGGTGTATATTTTAAGTATGGTAGACGTTGCAACCAAGTTGAACAGTCTTAAAATTCCCATAGCCGATCCGTACTTAGTCCATTTGGTCCTTAACTCCCTTCCTTCCAAATATGATCAACTCAAGATCATCTACAATGCTTTGAAGGAAAAATGGAGTGTGAATGAACTAATTTTTGTTTGTGTTCAAGAATAA
- the LOC126607886 gene encoding uncharacterized protein LOC126607886 isoform X6, translating to MPLSDIVTASKVPFAAPSLPNGNGKNHLPPKSYGNLVTRKMAAQTVSRNLKFVRNSASGDMETSSVGLDVSFPSDYSELIEQFFPEANEVKFARESIFDGASFKLDYLTKPSFFEDFGFVEKVKMIDRVKPEDELFLAAYPYFNVTEMLVVEELYREAVQNTSRKLIIFNGELDRIRSGYYPPFFYPKLAALSKSLFPFMETVYYIHNFKGRHGGTLFRSYPGPWKVFRKVRNGYVCLHQQEAMPSLKEVALDILPSA from the exons ATGCCGTTGTCGGACATCGTAACTGCCTCTAAAGTTCCGTTTGCGGCCCCTTCTCTTCCCAACGGCAATGGCAAG AACCATTTGCCGCCAAAATCCTATGGGAATTTGGTCACCCGCAAAATGGCTGCGCAAACTGTCTCCAGAAACCTCAAATTCGTGAGGAATTCGGCTTCGGGGGATATGGAGACAAGTTCGGTTGGGCTTGATGTGTCATTTCCTAGCGACTATTCTGAGCTCATTGAACAA TTTTTTCCCGAGGCCAACGAAGTTAAATTTGCAAGAGAATCAATATTTGATGGTGCTTCCTTTAAGTTGGACTATCTGACAAAGCCATCATTCTTTGAGGACTTTGGATTTGTGgagaaagtgaaaatgatagaCCGTGTGAAGCCAGAAGATGAACTCTTCCTTGCTGCCTATCCATATTTTAATGTCACCG AAATGCTTGTGGTCGAAGAACTTTACAGAGAAGCTGTTCAGAACACTTCCAGGAAACTGATTATTTTCAATGGGGAACTTGACCGTATAAGATCTGGAT ATTATCCGCCCTTCTTCTACCCGAAGCTCGCTGCACTTTCCAAGAGCCTATTTCCATTTATGGAGACTGTGTACTACATTCACAATTTTAAGGGACGCCACGGAGGGACCCTTTTTAG GAGCTACCCAGGTCCATGGAAAGTCTTCAGAAAGGTAAGGAACGGATACGTCTGTTTGCATCAGCAGGAAGCCATGCCGTCGCTCAAGGAAGTTGCTTTAGATATTCTTCCATCGGCCTGA
- the LOC126607886 gene encoding protein LPA3 isoform X1 — MPLSDIVTASKVPFAAPSLPNGNGKNHLPPKSYGNLVTRKMAAQTVSRNLKFVRNSASGDMETSSVGLDVSFPSDYSELIEQARNATELAVKDNKQLMEIEFPTSGLESVPGDGEGGIEMTESMQLIREFCNRLIVPEKARQTRIFFPEANEVKFARESIFDGASFKLDYLTKPSFFEDFGFVEKVKMIDRVKPEDELFLAAYPYFNVTEMLVVEELYREAVQNTSRKLIIFNGELDRIRSGYYPPFFYPKLAALSKSLFPFMETVYYIHNFKGRHGGTLFRSYPGPWKVFRKVRNGYVCLHQQEAMPSLKEVALDILPSA; from the exons ATGCCGTTGTCGGACATCGTAACTGCCTCTAAAGTTCCGTTTGCGGCCCCTTCTCTTCCCAACGGCAATGGCAAG AACCATTTGCCGCCAAAATCCTATGGGAATTTGGTCACCCGCAAAATGGCTGCGCAAACTGTCTCCAGAAACCTCAAATTCGTGAGGAATTCGGCTTCGGGGGATATGGAGACAAGTTCGGTTGGGCTTGATGTGTCATTTCCTAGCGACTATTCTGAGCTCATTGAACAA GCCCGAAATGCAACTGAATTGGCTGTGAAGGATAACAAGCAGTTGATG GAGATTGAGTTCCCTACGTCCGGACTTGAATCCGTACCAG GGGATGGTGAAGGAGGAATAGAAATGACAGAAAGTATGCAGTTAATTCGAGAGTTTTGCAACCGTTTAATAGTTCCAGAGAAAGCTAGACAGACGAGAATA TTTTTTCCCGAGGCCAACGAAGTTAAATTTGCAAGAGAATCAATATTTGATGGTGCTTCCTTTAAGTTGGACTATCTGACAAAGCCATCATTCTTTGAGGACTTTGGATTTGTGgagaaagtgaaaatgatagaCCGTGTGAAGCCAGAAGATGAACTCTTCCTTGCTGCCTATCCATATTTTAATGTCACCG AAATGCTTGTGGTCGAAGAACTTTACAGAGAAGCTGTTCAGAACACTTCCAGGAAACTGATTATTTTCAATGGGGAACTTGACCGTATAAGATCTGGAT ATTATCCGCCCTTCTTCTACCCGAAGCTCGCTGCACTTTCCAAGAGCCTATTTCCATTTATGGAGACTGTGTACTACATTCACAATTTTAAGGGACGCCACGGAGGGACCCTTTTTAG GAGCTACCCAGGTCCATGGAAAGTCTTCAGAAAGGTAAGGAACGGATACGTCTGTTTGCATCAGCAGGAAGCCATGCCGTCGCTCAAGGAAGTTGCTTTAGATATTCTTCCATCGGCCTGA
- the LOC126607886 gene encoding protein LPA3 isoform X2: MPLSDIVTASKVPFAAPSLPNGNGKNHLPPKSYGNLVTRKMAAQTVSRNLKFVRNSASGDMETSSVGLDVSFPSDYSELIEQARNATELAVKDNKQLMEIEFPTSGLESVPGSFRQLIYVYSSFQLIREFCNRLIVPEKARQTRIFFPEANEVKFARESIFDGASFKLDYLTKPSFFEDFGFVEKVKMIDRVKPEDELFLAAYPYFNVTEMLVVEELYREAVQNTSRKLIIFNGELDRIRSGYYPPFFYPKLAALSKSLFPFMETVYYIHNFKGRHGGTLFRSYPGPWKVFRKVRNGYVCLHQQEAMPSLKEVALDILPSA; the protein is encoded by the exons ATGCCGTTGTCGGACATCGTAACTGCCTCTAAAGTTCCGTTTGCGGCCCCTTCTCTTCCCAACGGCAATGGCAAG AACCATTTGCCGCCAAAATCCTATGGGAATTTGGTCACCCGCAAAATGGCTGCGCAAACTGTCTCCAGAAACCTCAAATTCGTGAGGAATTCGGCTTCGGGGGATATGGAGACAAGTTCGGTTGGGCTTGATGTGTCATTTCCTAGCGACTATTCTGAGCTCATTGAACAA GCCCGAAATGCAACTGAATTGGCTGTGAAGGATAACAAGCAGTTGATG GAGATTGAGTTCCCTACGTCCGGACTTGAATCCGTACCAGGTTCCTTCCGCCAGCTGATATATGTTTATAGTTCGTTCCAA TTAATTCGAGAGTTTTGCAACCGTTTAATAGTTCCAGAGAAAGCTAGACAGACGAGAATA TTTTTTCCCGAGGCCAACGAAGTTAAATTTGCAAGAGAATCAATATTTGATGGTGCTTCCTTTAAGTTGGACTATCTGACAAAGCCATCATTCTTTGAGGACTTTGGATTTGTGgagaaagtgaaaatgatagaCCGTGTGAAGCCAGAAGATGAACTCTTCCTTGCTGCCTATCCATATTTTAATGTCACCG AAATGCTTGTGGTCGAAGAACTTTACAGAGAAGCTGTTCAGAACACTTCCAGGAAACTGATTATTTTCAATGGGGAACTTGACCGTATAAGATCTGGAT ATTATCCGCCCTTCTTCTACCCGAAGCTCGCTGCACTTTCCAAGAGCCTATTTCCATTTATGGAGACTGTGTACTACATTCACAATTTTAAGGGACGCCACGGAGGGACCCTTTTTAG GAGCTACCCAGGTCCATGGAAAGTCTTCAGAAAGGTAAGGAACGGATACGTCTGTTTGCATCAGCAGGAAGCCATGCCGTCGCTCAAGGAAGTTGCTTTAGATATTCTTCCATCGGCCTGA
- the LOC126607886 gene encoding uncharacterized protein LOC126607886 isoform X3: MPLSDIVTASKVPFAAPSLPNGNGKNHLPPKSYGNLVTRKMAAQTVSRNLKFVRNSASGDMETSSVGLDVSFPSDYSELIEQARNATELAVKDNKQLMEIEFPTSGLESVPGSFRQLIYVYSSFQFFPEANEVKFARESIFDGASFKLDYLTKPSFFEDFGFVEKVKMIDRVKPEDELFLAAYPYFNVTEMLVVEELYREAVQNTSRKLIIFNGELDRIRSGYYPPFFYPKLAALSKSLFPFMETVYYIHNFKGRHGGTLFRSYPGPWKVFRKVRNGYVCLHQQEAMPSLKEVALDILPSA, translated from the exons ATGCCGTTGTCGGACATCGTAACTGCCTCTAAAGTTCCGTTTGCGGCCCCTTCTCTTCCCAACGGCAATGGCAAG AACCATTTGCCGCCAAAATCCTATGGGAATTTGGTCACCCGCAAAATGGCTGCGCAAACTGTCTCCAGAAACCTCAAATTCGTGAGGAATTCGGCTTCGGGGGATATGGAGACAAGTTCGGTTGGGCTTGATGTGTCATTTCCTAGCGACTATTCTGAGCTCATTGAACAA GCCCGAAATGCAACTGAATTGGCTGTGAAGGATAACAAGCAGTTGATG GAGATTGAGTTCCCTACGTCCGGACTTGAATCCGTACCAGGTTCCTTCCGCCAGCTGATATATGTTTATAGTTCGTTCCAA TTTTTTCCCGAGGCCAACGAAGTTAAATTTGCAAGAGAATCAATATTTGATGGTGCTTCCTTTAAGTTGGACTATCTGACAAAGCCATCATTCTTTGAGGACTTTGGATTTGTGgagaaagtgaaaatgatagaCCGTGTGAAGCCAGAAGATGAACTCTTCCTTGCTGCCTATCCATATTTTAATGTCACCG AAATGCTTGTGGTCGAAGAACTTTACAGAGAAGCTGTTCAGAACACTTCCAGGAAACTGATTATTTTCAATGGGGAACTTGACCGTATAAGATCTGGAT ATTATCCGCCCTTCTTCTACCCGAAGCTCGCTGCACTTTCCAAGAGCCTATTTCCATTTATGGAGACTGTGTACTACATTCACAATTTTAAGGGACGCCACGGAGGGACCCTTTTTAG GAGCTACCCAGGTCCATGGAAAGTCTTCAGAAAGGTAAGGAACGGATACGTCTGTTTGCATCAGCAGGAAGCCATGCCGTCGCTCAAGGAAGTTGCTTTAGATATTCTTCCATCGGCCTGA
- the LOC126607886 gene encoding uncharacterized protein LOC126607886 isoform X5, with protein MPLSDIVTASKVPFAAPSLPNGNGKNHLPPKSYGNLVTRKMAAQTVSRNLKFVRNSASGDMETSSVGLDVSFPSDYSELIEQLIREFCNRLIVPEKARQTRIFFPEANEVKFARESIFDGASFKLDYLTKPSFFEDFGFVEKVKMIDRVKPEDELFLAAYPYFNVTEMLVVEELYREAVQNTSRKLIIFNGELDRIRSGYYPPFFYPKLAALSKSLFPFMETVYYIHNFKGRHGGTLFRSYPGPWKVFRKVRNGYVCLHQQEAMPSLKEVALDILPSA; from the exons ATGCCGTTGTCGGACATCGTAACTGCCTCTAAAGTTCCGTTTGCGGCCCCTTCTCTTCCCAACGGCAATGGCAAG AACCATTTGCCGCCAAAATCCTATGGGAATTTGGTCACCCGCAAAATGGCTGCGCAAACTGTCTCCAGAAACCTCAAATTCGTGAGGAATTCGGCTTCGGGGGATATGGAGACAAGTTCGGTTGGGCTTGATGTGTCATTTCCTAGCGACTATTCTGAGCTCATTGAACAA TTAATTCGAGAGTTTTGCAACCGTTTAATAGTTCCAGAGAAAGCTAGACAGACGAGAATA TTTTTTCCCGAGGCCAACGAAGTTAAATTTGCAAGAGAATCAATATTTGATGGTGCTTCCTTTAAGTTGGACTATCTGACAAAGCCATCATTCTTTGAGGACTTTGGATTTGTGgagaaagtgaaaatgatagaCCGTGTGAAGCCAGAAGATGAACTCTTCCTTGCTGCCTATCCATATTTTAATGTCACCG AAATGCTTGTGGTCGAAGAACTTTACAGAGAAGCTGTTCAGAACACTTCCAGGAAACTGATTATTTTCAATGGGGAACTTGACCGTATAAGATCTGGAT ATTATCCGCCCTTCTTCTACCCGAAGCTCGCTGCACTTTCCAAGAGCCTATTTCCATTTATGGAGACTGTGTACTACATTCACAATTTTAAGGGACGCCACGGAGGGACCCTTTTTAG GAGCTACCCAGGTCCATGGAAAGTCTTCAGAAAGGTAAGGAACGGATACGTCTGTTTGCATCAGCAGGAAGCCATGCCGTCGCTCAAGGAAGTTGCTTTAGATATTCTTCCATCGGCCTGA
- the LOC126607886 gene encoding uncharacterized protein LOC126607886 isoform X7, producing the protein MPLSDIVTASKVPFAAPSLPNGNGKNHLPPKSYGNLVTRKMAAQTVSRNLKFVRNSASGDMETSSVGLDVSFPSDYSELIEQARNATELAVKDNKQLMEIEFPTSGLESVPGDGEGGIEMTESMQLIREFCNRLIVPEKARQTRIFFPEANEVKFARESIFDGASFKLDYLTKPSFFEDFGFVEKVKMIDRVKPEDELFLAAYPYFNVTEMLVVEELYREAVQNTSRKLIIFNGELDRIRSGFFLETK; encoded by the exons ATGCCGTTGTCGGACATCGTAACTGCCTCTAAAGTTCCGTTTGCGGCCCCTTCTCTTCCCAACGGCAATGGCAAG AACCATTTGCCGCCAAAATCCTATGGGAATTTGGTCACCCGCAAAATGGCTGCGCAAACTGTCTCCAGAAACCTCAAATTCGTGAGGAATTCGGCTTCGGGGGATATGGAGACAAGTTCGGTTGGGCTTGATGTGTCATTTCCTAGCGACTATTCTGAGCTCATTGAACAA GCCCGAAATGCAACTGAATTGGCTGTGAAGGATAACAAGCAGTTGATG GAGATTGAGTTCCCTACGTCCGGACTTGAATCCGTACCAG GGGATGGTGAAGGAGGAATAGAAATGACAGAAAGTATGCAGTTAATTCGAGAGTTTTGCAACCGTTTAATAGTTCCAGAGAAAGCTAGACAGACGAGAATA TTTTTTCCCGAGGCCAACGAAGTTAAATTTGCAAGAGAATCAATATTTGATGGTGCTTCCTTTAAGTTGGACTATCTGACAAAGCCATCATTCTTTGAGGACTTTGGATTTGTGgagaaagtgaaaatgatagaCCGTGTGAAGCCAGAAGATGAACTCTTCCTTGCTGCCTATCCATATTTTAATGTCACCG AAATGCTTGTGGTCGAAGAACTTTACAGAGAAGCTGTTCAGAACACTTCCAGGAAACTGATTATTTTCAATGGGGAACTTGACCGTATAAGATCTGGAT TTTTTCTTGAAACGAAATAA
- the LOC126607886 gene encoding protein LPA3 isoform X4, whose protein sequence is MCHFLATILSSLNKHHSSGVPLVSDLLPLFGAKFFLGLHDNYQARNATELAVKDNKQLMEIEFPTSGLESVPGDGEGGIEMTESMQLIREFCNRLIVPEKARQTRIFFPEANEVKFARESIFDGASFKLDYLTKPSFFEDFGFVEKVKMIDRVKPEDELFLAAYPYFNVTEMLVVEELYREAVQNTSRKLIIFNGELDRIRSGYYPPFFYPKLAALSKSLFPFMETVYYIHNFKGRHGGTLFRSYPGPWKVFRKVRNGYVCLHQQEAMPSLKEVALDILPSA, encoded by the exons ATGTGTCATTTCCTAGCGACTATTCTGAGCTCATTGAACAA GCATCACTCATCAGGCGTGCCCTTGGTTTCTGATTTATTACCGCTATTTGGTGCTAAGTTTTTTCTTGGGCTACATGATAATTACCAGGCCCGAAATGCAACTGAATTGGCTGTGAAGGATAACAAGCAGTTGATG GAGATTGAGTTCCCTACGTCCGGACTTGAATCCGTACCAG GGGATGGTGAAGGAGGAATAGAAATGACAGAAAGTATGCAGTTAATTCGAGAGTTTTGCAACCGTTTAATAGTTCCAGAGAAAGCTAGACAGACGAGAATA TTTTTTCCCGAGGCCAACGAAGTTAAATTTGCAAGAGAATCAATATTTGATGGTGCTTCCTTTAAGTTGGACTATCTGACAAAGCCATCATTCTTTGAGGACTTTGGATTTGTGgagaaagtgaaaatgatagaCCGTGTGAAGCCAGAAGATGAACTCTTCCTTGCTGCCTATCCATATTTTAATGTCACCG AAATGCTTGTGGTCGAAGAACTTTACAGAGAAGCTGTTCAGAACACTTCCAGGAAACTGATTATTTTCAATGGGGAACTTGACCGTATAAGATCTGGAT ATTATCCGCCCTTCTTCTACCCGAAGCTCGCTGCACTTTCCAAGAGCCTATTTCCATTTATGGAGACTGTGTACTACATTCACAATTTTAAGGGACGCCACGGAGGGACCCTTTTTAG GAGCTACCCAGGTCCATGGAAAGTCTTCAGAAAGGTAAGGAACGGATACGTCTGTTTGCATCAGCAGGAAGCCATGCCGTCGCTCAAGGAAGTTGCTTTAGATATTCTTCCATCGGCCTGA